The genomic DNA TGTTGGGTCTTGAAAGAAGTCCGATCACTTTGCACGAAGTGTTAAGCGGAAAAGCAGATATATCCGAGGCAGTTTATCAAGGGCCCGGTGGGGTAATGGTTGTCCCGTGTGGCATATCCCTCCAGGGATTCCAGAACTCTGACCCTGATAAACTGCAAGAGGTCATGGCAAGACTTATAGAAGGTGTTGATTACATGCTTATTGATGCACCGTCCGGGATAAGTAAAGATGGTGTGATTCCCCTTGCTATTGCAGATAAGGTGATCCTGGTCGTCAATCCTGAACTCTCATCAATGGCTGATGCCTTAAAAACAAAGGTATTAGCAGAGATGCTCGGAGGTGATATCGGAGGGGCCATATTAAATAGAGCTGGAATGGAAAGGACTGAGATAAATAACCAAAAAGTTGCAGACCTGCTTGGAGTAGATGTCATAGACATGGTACCTGAAGATGCAAATGTCAGGCGTTCTGCTGCTTTCAAGACACCTATTGTTATAAAAACACCAGATTCTCCTGCTGCAATCGCATTTAAACGAATCGCTGCTTATATATCCGGAACCGAGTTCATCGAACCCGTAGAAATGTCCGTAGGAGCTCATGAAGGATTTAGTGGACGATTAGCAAGGGTACTATTCGGAGGCAAGTAAAATGGATACAATTATAGTAACAATTATATTAGTAATAGTTCTGATCGTTGCATTTTTCTTATTATATTTGATGAACATCAGAATTAAGCAACTGGAAAAAGAACTTAAAGATGTCAGAAGTAGAATGGCATTGACAGATGATGAACTGACCCGTCTGGCACACGACATCGAAGATTTCAAGAGATTAAAGATTTAACTATCGAATAATTTATTTGAAACAATGGCGGCGTTGAATGGCTTGAGGTTGTAATACCTCAAGCTTTTTTATCCAATTATTACGAGCGATTAAATGGATGTAATTATGGAAACGAAAATACAAGAATTTCTTAAAAGTTTCATAAATCCAGACGATAACGATATTAAAGATTTTATAGATTCACTCCTTGAAGAAGTTCCCATATTGAATGGTGGGGAATTGACTGAAAAAGTGAAGACACTCTCAGAAAAACATAGTCAGCAGTCTTCCATTCTTTATAAATTAGAAGAAGAGTTTGCAGATTATTCTGAACTTGAAAAACCGCAGGTCGATGAGTTCAAACAATTACTTTACTGTGCATATGATAAAAATTCAGAACTTGAAGATGTTTCTGAAGATATTGATCGATTACGCAATATAATTGATGACCTTAAACGTGATACTGAAAAAACTGAAGAACGGGAAGATGAATCTGCGCCAGATGTGAGCAATCTTCTCGCACGGATCCAGCAATTGAAATTAGCTAATTCACAAATGCTTGATGAGGGGATACAAGTTGATGAAGAAGCTGAAATCGTTCCAGAGGAAAATACGATTGAAATTGCACCTGACAAAGAGATAATACCTGAAAAAACCGAAATGCCCTCTGAAGATGAATCTAACAATGGATCAGATGGTTTATTGAATGGAGGCATTGTTGTATCAGAATATGAAAAAGAAGGTGGGCAGGGAACTGAAACTCCTGATGTTGGTGAAGAAATTCTCCAAACCTCAGACCTTATGCAACGGTTAGGGGGGGGAAATAATAGGA from ANME-2 cluster archaeon includes the following:
- the minD gene encoding cell division ATPase MinD codes for the protein MAAKVYTIASGKGGTGKTTTTVNLGTALSLLGKKTVIIDADIGMANLGLLLGLERSPITLHEVLSGKADISEAVYQGPGGVMVVPCGISLQGFQNSDPDKLQEVMARLIEGVDYMLIDAPSGISKDGVIPLAIADKVILVVNPELSSMADALKTKVLAEMLGGDIGGAILNRAGMERTEINNQKVADLLGVDVIDMVPEDANVRRSAAFKTPIVIKTPDSPAAIAFKRIAAYISGTEFIEPVEMSVGAHEGFSGRLARVLFGGK